A stretch of the Ananas comosus cultivar F153 linkage group 14, ASM154086v1, whole genome shotgun sequence genome encodes the following:
- the LOC109720846 gene encoding oligopeptide transporter 5-like, whose amino-acid sequence MAQLQEQNDLPLSNRPAIEEEINDSPIEEVRHIVSIADDPSQPVLTFRVWAVGILSCVMLAFINEFFSYRQNQLGIGTICVQIVSLPIGRFMAATLPTKPVKVPLTNWSFSFNPGPFNLKEHVLITIFAGAGASSVYALNIVAIVKAFYHRGLHPMAAMLLTQTTQLLGYGWAGLFRKYLVDSPYMWWPINLVQVSLFRALNEEEKRPKGRLSRLQFFLIVLTSSFAYYIVPSYFFPALSCLSVACWIWKDSVTAHQIGSGLRGLGIGSFALDWNTVAGFMGNPLATPAFAIINTLAGFFLMMYVITPIAYWQNAFNARHFPFFSNRVFDHFGKQYNTTRILDESTFSLDLAEYDSYSRINLSITFAYTYGFGFAGLMATLSHVALFHGRSIWEMWRRTTEKVSENFGDVHTRLMKKNYKAVPQWWFHLLLLVVLGLSLFACEGFNRQLQLPYWGLFLAMALALIFTLPVGVITATTNQQPGLNIITELIIGYLYPGKPLANVVFKTYGYISMAQALTFLADFKLGHYMKIPPRSMFFAQLVGTVVGSTVHFSTAWWLLTTVKGICDVDNLPKGSPWTCPGDDVFYNASIIWGVVGPLRMFGRLGNYWKMNYFFLIGTLAPVPVWFLARCFPDKKWIRLINMPIILGGASIMFPTRAVNVIMWGFTGLIFNYTIYRRYKGWWMRHTYVLAAGLDAGIAFMGVLTFIALGSFNIYGLDWWGGVQDDYCPLATCPTAPGFTAPGCPLVQ is encoded by the exons atggctCAATTGCAAGAACAAAATGATCTTCCTCTCTCAAACCGCCCTGCGATCG AGGAAGAGATCAACGACAGCCCGATCGAGGAGGTGCGTCACATCGTGTCGATCGCCGACGACCCGTCCCAGCCGGTTCTGACGTTCCGAGTGTGGGCCGTGGGCATTCTGTCGTGCGTGATGCTCGCGTTCATCAACGAATTCTTCAGCTACCGGCAGAACCAGCTCGGCATCGGCACGATCTGCGTGCAGATCGTGTCCCTCCCGATCGGCAGGTTCATGGCCGCCACCCTCCCGACGAAGCCCGTGAAAGTCCCGCTGACGAACTGGTCCTTCTCGTTCAACCCCGGGCCCTTCAATCTCAAAGAGCACGTCCTGATCACCATTttcgcgggcgcgggcgcgagcAGCGTCTACGCGCTGAACATCGTCGCCATCGTCAAGGCCTTCTACCACCGCGGCCTCCACCCCATGGCTGCCATGCTGCTGACACAGACAACTCAG TTGCTCGGCTACGGGTGGGCCGGTTTGTTCCGAAAGTACCTGGTCGACTCCCCCTACATGTGGTGGCCGATAAACCTCGTTCAAGTCTCCCTCTTCAG AGCGCTGAACGAAGAGGAGAAGAGGCCGAAGGGACGGCTGTCGAGGCTTCAGTTCTTCCTCATAGTCCTGACCAGCAGCTTCGCCTACTACATCGTCCCCAGCTACTTCTTCCCCGCGCTCTCGTGCCTCTCCGTCGCTTGCTGGATATGGAAGGACTCGGTGACGGCACATCAGATCGGGTCGGGGCTCAGAGGGCTCGGCATCGGGTCGTTCGCTCTCGACTGGAACACGGTCGCCGGCTTCATGGGCAACCCCTTGGCCACGCCCGCGTTCGCGATCATCAACACGCTGGCGGGCTTCTTCCTGATGATGTACGTCATAACCCCGATCGCCTACTGGCAGAACGCATTCAACGCGAGGCACTTCCCCTTCTTCTCCAACCGCGTGTTCGACCATTTCGGCAAGCAGTATAACACGACCCGCATCCTCGACGAGAGCACCTTCTCCCTGGACCTCGCGGAGTACGACTCCTACAGCAGGATCAATCTCAGCATCACATTTGCCTACACCTACGGATTCGGCTTCGCAGGGCTCATGGCCACTCTGTCGCACGTAGCGCTCTTCCACGGAAG ATCGATATGGGAAATGTGGCGTCGGACGACGGAGAAGGTGAGCGAGAACTTCGGCGATGTCCACACGAGGCTGATGAAGAAGAACTACAAGGCCGTCCCGCAGTGGTGGTTCCATCTTCTGCTGCTGGTTGTTTTAGGACTCTCCTTGTTCGCCTGCGAAGGGTTCAACAGGCAGCTGCAGCTCCCGTACTGGGGCCTCTTTCTAGCGATGGCCTTAGCCCTCATCTTCACCCTCCCCGTCGGCGTAATCACCGCGACGACCAATCAG CAACCAGGGCTCAACATCATCACCGAGCTGATCATCGGTTACCTCTACCCCGGGAAGCCCTTAGCCAACGTCGTGTTCAAGACCTACGGTTATATAAGCATGGCGCAGGCGCTCACGTTCCTCGCCGACTTCAAGCTCGGGCACTACATGAAGATCCCTCCGCGGTCTATGTTCTTCGCGCAG CTGGTGGGCACGGTAGTTGGGTCGACGGTCCACTTCAGCACGGCGTGGTGGCTGCTGACGACGGTGAAGGGGATCTGCGACGTCGACAACCTGCCCAAGGGCAGCCCGTGGACGTGCCCGGGCGACGACGTGTTCTACAACGCGTCGATCATCTGGGGGGTCGTCGGCCCGCTGCGCATGTTCGGGCGGCTGGGCAACTACTGGAAGATGAACTACTTCTTCCTCATCGGCACCCTCGCGCCCGTCCCCGTGTGGTTCCTCGCCAGGTGCTTCCCGGATAAGAAATGGATCCGGCTCATCAACATGCCGATCATCCTCGGCGGCGCTAGCATCATGTTCCCGACGCGGGCCGTCAACGTCATCATGTGGGGGTTCACCGGACTCATATTCAACTACACGATCTACCGGCGGTACAAGGGGTGGTGGATGCGCCACACCTACGTGCTCGCCGCGGGCCTCGACGCCGGCATCGCCTTCATGGGGGTGCTGACGTTCATCGCGCTCGGCTCCTTCAACATCTACGGGCTGGACTGGTGGGGCGGCGTGCAGGACGACTACTGCCCGCTCGCCACCTGCCCGACGGCGCCCGGCTTCACCGCCCCGGGATGCCCGCTCGtccaataa